In one window of Pseudoalteromonas espejiana DSM 9414 DNA:
- a CDS encoding UvrD-helicase domain-containing protein, with protein MAQIIANPSWLGRFFTRIKYVTIEQASLVVYFKNKTSYSYPIGEFTNFPQLKKALFSSKITLITNKSTVISFLNKQQATSLNDQLNVLVASSLEQKVNKAKTLLKQYATSEYLRDSNIPILSKSVFSLAQQFSSAPALWQQYLSPVNVKFLTILNSAATTELAVAELRQQYEQKQLAIKGDFYNKVESNPLTLEQRLSVIRDNDKNLVLAAAGTGKTSVMIAKSLDLIAHNTVKPKQILILAYNKNAANELKARFEQRAKHAGLNIQAPSILTFHALGLKLLQSAEQSPVVSKFTTNPMLLNQWLTQWVSNKIKSDPAFCKTYIDLLYELKNIVSHKPESHHTQTIKNSQYQSLAGYKVQGYQQLLISNWLYLYGIDHNYTQGESTDFYLPKYNIYLVHFNIDRQGNPLFGIKKASYSEQIKHLRKQHKQNNTPLIETFDYNWQEGKLEQRLKAQLQKHKVVANFIGEQKVYERLTSTGQLKQSIEKYLSCLSAIRVEQLSASQLVERIKQSGIKNHKNYATLLSTIHSAYTQELNTQGAIDFDDMIIKAANLVKTGKAVVPWSHILVDEFQDISRARMAFLNTLIKYGDNIRFTAVGDDWQAIYRFSGGKLAFTTRFNNLVGSHTLTMLQKTFRYNNSISEIAGRFVMQNPEQYKKQITTHTQVQSPQVILLDDIHQGSKSVAEKVQQTIATINKNNSAASIAVIARYRFLLNGVQKHLEPKPVSNPVHFWTLHGSKGLEADYCIIIGFEQGKLGFPGEHQGNNLVEALLPVQDKYPHSEERRLLYVGITRAKHKAYLIADPHACSTFISELINDNYPIHIASKLFNKPPS; from the coding sequence ATGGCGCAGATTATTGCCAACCCAAGCTGGTTAGGGCGTTTTTTTACCCGTATTAAATACGTGACTATTGAGCAAGCTTCGCTGGTGGTTTATTTTAAAAACAAAACCAGTTATTCATACCCAATAGGCGAGTTTACTAACTTTCCTCAACTTAAAAAAGCACTCTTTAGCAGTAAAATTACGTTAATAACTAATAAAAGCACCGTTATTAGTTTTTTAAACAAGCAACAAGCAACAAGCCTTAATGATCAATTAAACGTGTTAGTTGCAAGTTCACTAGAGCAAAAAGTGAATAAAGCAAAAACTCTCTTAAAACAATACGCAACGAGTGAATACCTACGCGATAGCAATATACCCATACTCAGTAAGTCGGTATTCTCACTTGCTCAACAATTTAGTAGCGCGCCTGCGCTATGGCAGCAGTACTTAAGCCCGGTAAACGTTAAATTTTTAACTATTTTAAATAGCGCAGCCACAACCGAGCTTGCTGTTGCTGAGCTTCGCCAGCAGTATGAGCAAAAGCAACTCGCTATTAAAGGCGACTTTTATAATAAAGTAGAGTCTAATCCACTGACTCTTGAACAGCGCTTAAGTGTTATACGCGATAACGATAAAAATTTAGTACTTGCCGCTGCGGGTACAGGTAAAACGTCAGTAATGATTGCAAAGTCATTAGATCTAATTGCACATAACACCGTAAAACCCAAGCAAATATTAATACTTGCATACAACAAAAATGCAGCTAATGAGCTAAAAGCGCGCTTTGAGCAGCGAGCTAAACATGCGGGGCTAAATATTCAAGCGCCGAGCATTTTAACTTTTCATGCACTTGGGCTTAAATTGCTACAAAGCGCTGAACAATCGCCTGTGGTTTCTAAATTTACCACTAACCCCATGTTACTTAACCAATGGCTTACTCAGTGGGTGAGTAATAAAATAAAGTCAGATCCCGCATTTTGTAAAACCTATATTGATTTACTCTACGAGCTTAAAAATATAGTAAGCCACAAACCTGAATCGCATCACACGCAAACAATTAAAAACAGCCAATATCAATCGCTAGCGGGTTATAAAGTGCAGGGGTATCAGCAGCTATTAATTTCAAACTGGTTGTATTTATACGGTATTGACCATAATTATACGCAAGGTGAAAGTACTGATTTTTATTTACCTAAATATAATATTTACTTAGTCCACTTTAATATTGATAGGCAAGGAAATCCCCTTTTTGGTATTAAAAAGGCAAGCTACAGTGAGCAAATTAAACACTTACGCAAACAGCATAAACAAAACAATACTCCTCTAATCGAAACGTTTGATTACAACTGGCAAGAGGGCAAACTTGAACAACGTTTAAAAGCACAACTGCAAAAACATAAAGTAGTGGCCAATTTTATTGGCGAGCAAAAAGTATATGAGCGCTTAACAAGTACAGGGCAACTAAAACAAAGTATAGAAAAATACTTAAGCTGCTTAAGTGCAATCCGAGTAGAGCAATTATCAGCCTCGCAACTGGTTGAGCGTATTAAGCAAAGCGGTATTAAAAACCACAAAAATTACGCTACGTTATTATCAACTATACATAGTGCATATACGCAGGAGCTTAACACCCAAGGCGCTATTGATTTTGACGACATGATTATTAAAGCCGCTAACTTAGTTAAAACGGGTAAAGCGGTTGTGCCATGGAGCCATATTTTAGTAGATGAGTTTCAGGACATTTCACGCGCTCGTATGGCGTTTTTGAATACACTAATAAAATATGGTGACAATATTCGCTTTACCGCAGTAGGAGACGACTGGCAGGCTATTTATCGTTTTTCGGGTGGTAAATTAGCATTTACAACGCGCTTTAATAATTTAGTGGGTAGCCATACGCTCACTATGTTGCAAAAAACGTTTAGGTATAACAATAGTATAAGCGAGATAGCGGGGCGTTTTGTAATGCAAAACCCCGAGCAGTACAAAAAACAAATAACAACACATACACAGGTGCAATCTCCACAAGTTATTTTGCTCGACGATATACACCAAGGCAGTAAATCGGTGGCAGAAAAAGTGCAGCAAACCATTGCCACAATAAATAAAAATAATAGTGCAGCAAGTATTGCAGTGATTGCGCGGTATCGGTTTTTGCTCAATGGCGTACAAAAACATTTAGAGCCTAAACCGGTGTCAAACCCTGTGCACTTTTGGACGCTTCATGGTTCAAAAGGGCTAGAGGCTGACTACTGTATTATTATTGGCTTTGAACAAGGTAAGTTAGGTTTTCCAGGTGAGCACCAAGGTAACAATTTAGTTGAGGCACTTTTGCCAGTACAAGATAAATACCCTCATTCAGAAGAGCGTAGATTACTGTATGTAGGTATTACTCGAGCTAAACATAAAGCGTATTTAATTGCCGACCCCCACGCGTGTTCAACATTTATTAGTGAGTTAATTAACGACAATTACCCCATACATATTGCCTCCAAGCTATTTAACAAACCACCTAGTTAA
- a CDS encoding cyanophycinase, translated as MITPIKKPKLHQYITALLVMGCSCFVSAQQQNQTLVLAGSDYTKLAPNTALYLLNTNTINDIASKWPNKNDKAKSATVKSLNTLLKKIPSESVLKSNLLWQWRDSNNEQLNSLTKQEFNFVFDMLEQPSTAKNTKQNEQLNSISQFIVGSLKVASPNPTMLLVSAAQRDPYAQVAGLKRLLPANVTSQWLALTPALAKAITQNTCNELPTLRQTQMAVFNRDKVYPALTQAEQALCNKGVPALVNLIKSSTGILFSDGNSERVQKVLFDNNNKPYPWTAAIKSRSVIVGLGAGSKVQGAKVYSSKINNVDALLSDNKANSAAIKTGVNTFKYGLLDTHFSEQNRTFNLATALKSNTVQGLNIKNGFGVDKNTALVVIKSNQGDLITVIGESGVVHLNTTKQADTYSYSYWPAGSVINITNNTFSLSERTISQALPSVKIPPLPVQRFGNILTDTKLRSLTQAMCLSQEQSAVGQQDEFLINLTATDSTLYYRVNATQYGCAVSNLNISVKSF; from the coding sequence ATGATAACACCAATTAAAAAACCTAAGTTACACCAATATATAACCGCACTCCTTGTTATGGGGTGTTCGTGCTTTGTATCGGCTCAGCAGCAAAATCAAACCTTAGTATTGGCTGGCAGTGATTATACAAAACTTGCGCCCAACACCGCTTTGTATTTACTAAATACCAATACTATTAATGACATTGCCAGCAAATGGCCTAATAAAAACGATAAAGCAAAATCTGCCACAGTTAAAAGCTTAAACACATTACTTAAAAAAATACCCAGCGAGAGCGTTTTAAAAAGTAACTTATTATGGCAATGGCGCGACAGTAATAACGAGCAGCTAAATAGCTTAACCAAGCAAGAGTTTAATTTTGTATTCGATATGCTTGAACAGCCAAGCACAGCAAAAAATACAAAACAAAATGAGCAATTAAATAGTATTTCGCAATTTATTGTGGGCAGTTTAAAAGTTGCAAGCCCAAACCCAACTATGTTGCTGGTAAGCGCAGCACAGCGCGACCCCTATGCACAAGTGGCTGGGCTAAAGCGTTTATTACCCGCTAATGTTACTAGCCAATGGCTAGCGTTAACGCCAGCACTTGCTAAGGCAATTACTCAAAATACATGTAATGAGCTGCCAACGCTTAGGCAAACTCAAATGGCTGTATTTAACAGAGACAAAGTTTACCCTGCGCTTACCCAAGCAGAGCAAGCGCTGTGTAACAAAGGCGTACCTGCTTTAGTAAACTTAATAAAAAGTAGTACTGGTATATTATTTAGCGATGGCAATAGCGAACGCGTTCAAAAGGTACTTTTTGATAATAACAACAAGCCTTACCCATGGACTGCCGCAATTAAATCGCGCTCAGTAATTGTTGGCTTAGGGGCAGGTAGTAAAGTACAAGGTGCAAAGGTTTATAGCTCAAAAATTAATAACGTAGATGCGTTACTCAGTGACAATAAAGCAAATTCAGCGGCAATAAAAACGGGTGTAAACACCTTTAAATATGGCCTGCTCGATACGCATTTTAGTGAGCAAAATCGCACTTTTAATTTAGCGACGGCGCTTAAAAGTAATACAGTGCAAGGGTTAAATATTAAAAACGGCTTTGGGGTAGACAAAAACACGGCGCTAGTTGTGATCAAATCTAACCAAGGTGATTTAATAACCGTTATAGGTGAAAGTGGTGTAGTACATTTAAATACGACCAAGCAAGCTGATACTTACAGTTACTCTTATTGGCCTGCAGGCAGTGTAATAAATATTACCAATAATACATTTTCACTAAGTGAGCGCACCATTAGCCAAGCACTTCCTAGTGTTAAAATACCCCCTTTACCGGTTCAGCGTTTTGGTAATATTTTAACCGATACAAAACTGCGCTCACTTACCCAAGCTATGTGCCTAAGCCAAGAGCAAAGCGCCGTAGGCCAGCAAGATGAGTTTTTAATAAACCTAACAGCTACCGACAGCACGCTTTATTACCGAGTTAACGCTACACAATATGGCTGTGCAGTAAGTAACTTAAATATAAGCGTAAAAAGCTTTTAA
- a CDS encoding polyphosphate kinase 2 family protein, with product MIKYYCGLVLPASGTLAIFDRSYYGRVLVERVEGIASKCQWQRAYQEINEFERTLADDNVKIIKLFIHIDKAEQLKRFKERLNNPVKRWKLTAEDIRNREKWTKYERAINAMFKRTSTLKSPWHLIAGNHKWFARIQLLKTIVEQLEHGVDLTPQPINNELVTLAYEQLGITTIA from the coding sequence ATGATTAAGTATTATTGCGGATTGGTATTACCTGCCTCTGGCACTTTGGCTATATTTGATCGTTCCTATTATGGTCGAGTATTAGTTGAGCGAGTAGAAGGGATTGCTAGTAAGTGTCAATGGCAACGAGCCTATCAAGAAATAAATGAATTTGAACGCACGCTAGCCGATGATAACGTAAAAATTATCAAATTATTTATACACATAGATAAAGCCGAGCAATTAAAGCGCTTTAAAGAACGCTTAAATAACCCTGTAAAACGTTGGAAGCTGACCGCTGAAGATATTAGAAACAGAGAAAAATGGACAAAGTACGAGCGGGCAATTAACGCAATGTTTAAACGCACCTCTACACTAAAGAGCCCTTGGCATTTAATAGCAGGCAACCACAAATGGTTTGCCCGCATTCAGTTACTTAAAACAATAGTAGAGCAGCTAGAGCACGGCGTTGATTTAACGCCGCAGCCAATTAATAACGAGCTTGTAACACTCGCTTACGAGCAATTAGGTATTACAACAATTGCTTAA
- a CDS encoding arylesterase, translating to MTHSILRFVFVLFLVIKPLSAAADNTILILGDSLSAAYGLKQEQGWVKLLQDKYDAEQRNIELVNASISGETTGGALRRLDALLEQYEPSHVLIELGANDGLRGFPVTKMQANLTSLIEKSQAANAMVSLMEIYIPPNYGPRYSKMFTDSFTQVSEKTNVHLMNFFVLNIAGKPELMQRDQLHPNKDAQPLIRDEMYESINQWLNKD from the coding sequence ATGACTCATTCAATCCTACGTTTTGTATTCGTTTTATTTTTAGTTATCAAACCACTTAGTGCAGCAGCAGACAACACGATTTTAATACTTGGAGACAGTTTAAGTGCAGCCTATGGGCTTAAACAAGAGCAAGGCTGGGTTAAATTGTTACAAGATAAATACGATGCAGAGCAACGTAATATAGAGCTAGTTAATGCCAGTATTAGTGGCGAAACAACTGGAGGCGCATTGCGAAGGCTAGATGCCTTACTAGAGCAATACGAGCCAAGCCACGTACTAATCGAACTCGGTGCAAACGATGGCTTGCGTGGTTTTCCGGTAACAAAAATGCAGGCAAACTTAACGAGTCTAATCGAAAAAAGCCAAGCAGCTAATGCTATGGTATCGTTAATGGAAATATACATTCCACCAAACTACGGACCCCGTTACAGCAAAATGTTCACCGACAGTTTTACACAAGTCAGTGAAAAAACAAACGTGCACCTAATGAACTTTTTTGTATTAAATATAGCGGGTAAGCCAGAGCTAATGCAAAGAGATCAATTACACCCTAACAAAGACGCACAGCCGCTAATACGGGACGAAATGTACGAATCGATCAACCAATGGTTAAATAAAGACTAA
- a CDS encoding ABC transporter ATP-binding protein, with product MSALSQLNIIQVNGLSKVVSTFEGELPILSDISFNVKHGESVAIVGTSGSGKSTLLSLLAGLDTASSGEITLDGEPLHQLDEEQRAALRAEKVGFVFQSFMLVQSLTALENVMLPTELAGETDAKEQALALLEKVGLSHRVDHYPSQLSGGEQQRVAIARAFIGTPKILFADEPSANLDSKNGKMVESLLFDLNQQHGTTLILVTHDEALAQKCQHIVQIEAGQLVKNSKEEITNVG from the coding sequence ATGTCAGCGCTTTCTCAATTAAATATTATTCAAGTAAATGGTTTGTCTAAAGTGGTTTCTACCTTTGAAGGTGAGTTGCCCATCCTCAGCGACATCAGCTTTAATGTCAAGCACGGTGAGTCAGTCGCTATTGTTGGCACGTCGGGTTCAGGTAAATCTACGTTATTAAGTTTATTAGCGGGGCTTGATACTGCAAGCAGCGGTGAAATAACCCTAGACGGCGAACCTTTACACCAACTAGATGAAGAGCAGCGTGCGGCACTACGTGCTGAAAAAGTCGGTTTTGTATTTCAGTCTTTTATGTTGGTACAAAGTTTAACCGCGCTTGAAAACGTAATGCTACCCACTGAACTTGCCGGCGAAACCGACGCAAAAGAGCAAGCGCTCGCTTTACTTGAAAAAGTAGGCCTGAGCCACCGAGTTGATCATTACCCATCGCAGCTTTCTGGAGGCGAGCAACAACGTGTTGCAATTGCCCGTGCGTTTATAGGCACCCCTAAAATTTTATTTGCCGATGAGCCATCAGCAAATTTAGATAGTAAAAACGGTAAAATGGTTGAATCGTTATTATTTGATTTAAACCAGCAGCACGGGACCACCCTTATTTTAGTAACCCACGATGAAGCTCTCGCGCAAAAGTGCCAACACATAGTACAAATTGAAGCCGGCCAGTTAGTTAAAAACTCAAAAGAGGAAATAACGAATGTGGGCTAA
- a CDS encoding ABC transporter permease, with amino-acid sequence MWAKLALKLFAREFRRGELTVISAAIALAVLTVLTLSMVTERIGQSITQKSSAFIAADRVLASAHKLDTAFITKAKEMNLQTAQMVYFDTMLFANDEMQFSSVKAASNEYPLKGELKVKSSLLGETVVAQGGPKPGNVWLSESVFYSLNIDIGAQVELGAALFNVEKVIVEEPDAPFNVFSSSRRVLINIADVAKTEVVQPGSRVNYRQLYAGDESDITSFYEWLKPQMAENQRWYGVKDRQSPISNSLNRAESFLLLAGLLGIILATVAIAVSAKRYCERQYDPVAMMKTLGGSRALIRKIYFMHLLMVCTMAVIVGLAIGYGLQEIATHYLAQSMDMELPMAGFKPWLVAISTGVICAVMFSIKPLLDLFDIPPLRVLRRNLGDRLAVSRVHLGLSALTVFLLMWLFSNNIKITLILFVSTLALIGVLFVVSKLIFGGGRKLGLKPGNSWSLAIASIQKRANVNAVQLISFSLAIKLLLFLIVLKNDMISDWQSQLPADAPNAFLVNITQNELEPVNNYLAENDILVSDFYPTIRGRVNAVNGEHVARKVSLQDNEKKDEEARSGIGRELNLTWLKNVPAQNEIIEGQWFDENAIGEASVEESMLERLDVEIGDTLTFLIGAQSFDAKITSVRKVNWATLKPNFFIILSPDVLKDFPATYISSVRIEPEQKQAFSQLLRTYPTITAIDVDNFVKQIQSTIEQVSLAIGFVLAIVVLCGALVLISQMQASLGERMQEIVILRTLGAKGRLIKNATLYEFLLLGGLAGFVAALFSDVALLIVQQQMFDLAGKLHPTIWLVGPVSGGVFVAALGYFMIARKLKQNTQGLVRALA; translated from the coding sequence ATGTGGGCTAAGTTAGCACTTAAATTATTCGCCCGTGAATTTCGCCGTGGTGAGCTAACGGTAATAAGTGCAGCAATTGCTTTGGCTGTACTAACAGTACTTACGCTTTCTATGGTAACTGAGCGAATAGGGCAGAGCATTACGCAAAAAAGTAGTGCGTTTATAGCGGCCGACCGTGTTCTTGCGAGTGCTCATAAGCTTGATACTGCATTTATTACCAAAGCAAAAGAGATGAATCTGCAAACTGCACAAATGGTTTATTTCGATACTATGTTATTTGCCAATGACGAAATGCAATTTAGCTCTGTTAAAGCGGCCTCTAACGAATACCCGCTGAAAGGGGAGTTAAAAGTAAAGTCGTCTTTACTTGGCGAAACGGTGGTTGCTCAAGGTGGCCCAAAACCTGGTAATGTGTGGTTAAGTGAATCTGTTTTTTACAGTTTAAACATAGATATAGGAGCACAAGTAGAACTAGGCGCTGCGCTATTTAATGTTGAAAAAGTAATAGTAGAAGAACCAGACGCGCCGTTTAATGTGTTTTCGAGCAGCCGAAGAGTGCTTATAAATATTGCTGATGTAGCTAAAACAGAGGTAGTGCAGCCGGGCAGCCGTGTAAACTATCGACAATTATACGCCGGTGATGAAAGCGACATTACAAGCTTTTACGAATGGTTAAAGCCACAAATGGCTGAAAACCAACGCTGGTATGGTGTAAAAGACCGTCAATCGCCAATTTCTAATAGCCTTAACCGAGCAGAAAGCTTTTTACTATTGGCTGGCCTACTCGGTATTATTTTAGCAACCGTTGCTATAGCGGTATCGGCTAAACGTTATTGTGAGCGCCAATACGACCCAGTAGCAATGATGAAAACTCTAGGCGGCAGCCGAGCGTTAATTCGTAAAATATATTTTATGCATTTGCTGATGGTTTGTACCATGGCCGTTATTGTGGGTTTAGCTATTGGTTATGGCTTACAAGAAATAGCTACACATTACTTAGCTCAAAGCATGGATATGGAATTGCCAATGGCGGGCTTTAAACCTTGGCTGGTGGCTATAAGCACAGGTGTTATTTGCGCTGTTATGTTTTCTATTAAGCCCTTGCTTGATTTATTTGATATCCCACCACTTAGAGTACTGCGCCGAAATTTAGGTGACCGCCTAGCAGTGAGCCGTGTACATTTAGGTTTAAGCGCTTTGACCGTATTTTTATTAATGTGGCTATTTAGTAACAACATTAAAATCACGCTTATTTTATTTGTATCTACCCTTGCCCTAATTGGGGTGTTATTTGTGGTGTCTAAATTAATATTTGGTGGCGGGCGTAAGTTAGGTTTAAAACCTGGTAACAGTTGGTCATTGGCTATTGCCTCTATTCAAAAGCGCGCTAATGTAAATGCAGTTCAGCTGATCAGCTTTTCGTTAGCAATTAAGTTATTGCTGTTTTTAATTGTGCTTAAAAACGACATGATTTCTGATTGGCAATCACAACTGCCAGCCGACGCACCAAACGCATTTTTAGTAAACATTACACAAAATGAGTTAGAGCCAGTTAATAACTACTTAGCCGAAAACGATATTTTAGTGTCTGACTTTTACCCAACTATTCGTGGGCGTGTTAACGCGGTAAATGGTGAGCATGTTGCACGTAAAGTGTCGCTGCAAGACAACGAGAAAAAAGATGAAGAAGCTCGCTCAGGTATTGGCCGAGAGCTTAACCTTACATGGCTTAAAAATGTGCCTGCACAAAACGAAATTATAGAAGGGCAGTGGTTTGACGAAAACGCCATTGGTGAAGCATCGGTTGAAGAGTCAATGCTTGAACGCCTAGATGTAGAAATAGGCGACACACTAACATTTTTAATTGGCGCGCAATCTTTCGATGCCAAAATTACCAGTGTACGTAAGGTAAATTGGGCCACCCTTAAACCTAACTTCTTTATTATTTTAAGCCCCGATGTATTAAAAGACTTTCCGGCGACGTACATTTCATCAGTTCGTATTGAGCCTGAGCAAAAGCAAGCATTTAGCCAGCTATTGCGTACTTACCCAACTATTACGGCCATTGATGTAGACAACTTTGTTAAACAAATTCAATCTACAATCGAGCAGGTATCCCTAGCAATTGGTTTTGTATTAGCCATTGTCGTATTGTGTGGTGCGCTTGTACTTATATCGCAGATGCAGGCAAGCCTAGGTGAGCGCATGCAAGAAATAGTAATTTTACGAACGCTAGGTGCTAAAGGGCGCTTAATTAAAAACGCGACCTTATATGAGTTTTTACTTTTAGGTGGTTTAGCGGGTTTTGTAGCGGCACTGTTTAGCGACGTCGCATTATTAATTGTGCAGCAGCAAATGTTTGATTTAGCAGGTAAGCTTCATCCTACAATTTGGCTTGTTGGGCCTGTGTCGGGAGGCGTATTTGTAGCCGCACTTGGCTATTTTATGATTGCCCGTAAGCTTAAACAAAATACTCAAGGGTTAGTACGCGCATTAGCTTAA
- the ruvC gene encoding crossover junction endodeoxyribonuclease RuvC, whose translation MAIILGIDPGSRLTGYGVVAHQGAKFTYLGSGCIKLAEHEFPIRLKMIYQGITQIIEQFSPETFAIEKVFMAHNPDAALKLGQARGAAIVGASMAELPVFEYSARQIKQAVVGNGGADKSQVQHMVKNILKLPGTPQADAADALAIAICHAHSEQNLIKLAGSASKTVRGRLRK comes from the coding sequence TTGGCCATTATTTTAGGAATAGATCCTGGTTCGCGATTAACAGGGTACGGTGTAGTTGCTCATCAAGGTGCAAAATTTACCTATTTAGGGAGCGGGTGCATAAAATTAGCCGAGCACGAATTTCCTATTCGCTTAAAAATGATTTACCAAGGGATCACACAAATAATTGAGCAATTCTCGCCAGAAACTTTTGCCATAGAAAAAGTGTTTATGGCCCATAACCCTGACGCCGCACTTAAGCTTGGTCAAGCCCGAGGCGCTGCTATTGTAGGGGCGTCTATGGCTGAGTTACCTGTATTTGAATACTCTGCACGGCAAATAAAGCAAGCCGTAGTAGGTAACGGGGGCGCTGATAAGTCTCAGGTACAGCATATGGTTAAAAATATTTTAAAATTACCCGGCACTCCACAAGCCGACGCTGCCGATGCACTTGCCATTGCTATTTGCCATGCTCACTCAGAACAAAATTTAATTAAACTAGCGGGTAGCGCAAGCAAAACCGTTAGAGGACGTTTAAGGAAATAA
- the ruvA gene encoding Holliday junction branch migration protein RuvA, with protein MIGRLNGILVEKQPPEILLEVSGVGYEVQMPMTCFYDLPNIGENAIVYTHFVVREDAQLLFGFNNKTERALFRELLKANGVGPKLGLAILSGMSAQQFVSCVNNEDATTLVKLPGVGKKTAERLVLEMKDRLKDWGNDLFTPFSDNAVIEPPSDATIANNAADDAVSALVALGYKLPQAQKAVKSVSKPDMSTEVLIKESLKSML; from the coding sequence ATGATTGGCCGCTTAAATGGCATTTTAGTTGAAAAACAACCACCTGAAATTTTATTAGAAGTAAGTGGTGTGGGTTACGAAGTACAAATGCCAATGACCTGCTTTTATGACTTACCAAACATTGGTGAAAACGCCATAGTTTACACCCATTTTGTAGTACGCGAAGACGCGCAATTGCTATTTGGTTTTAATAATAAAACTGAGCGAGCCTTATTCAGAGAGTTGTTAAAAGCCAATGGCGTAGGGCCTAAACTCGGTTTGGCCATATTATCGGGTATGTCGGCGCAGCAATTTGTAAGCTGTGTAAATAACGAGGATGCAACCACCTTAGTTAAGCTCCCGGGTGTTGGTAAAAAAACAGCTGAGCGCTTAGTACTTGAAATGAAAGACCGATTAAAAGATTGGGGTAACGACTTATTTACGCCATTTAGTGATAATGCGGTTATAGAGCCCCCTAGTGATGCGACTATTGCTAATAATGCCGCAGACGACGCCGTATCGGCACTGGTTGCACTTGGTTATAAATTGCCACAGGCTCAAAAAGCAGTAAAATCGGTAAGTAAACCTGATATGTCTACTGAGGTTCTTATTAAAGAATCTTTAAAATCAATGTTGTGA
- the ruvB gene encoding Holliday junction branch migration DNA helicase RuvB, producing the protein MIEADRLIDASEKTNEDTIDRAIRPKLLADYKGQPHVKQQMEIFIEAARSRGEALDHLLIFGPPGLGKTTLANIVANELNVSIKTTSGPVLEKAGDLAALLTNLEEGDVLFIDEIHRLSPQVEEILYPAMEDYQLDIMIGEGPAARSIKLDLPPFTLIGATTRAGSLTSPLRDRFGIVQRLEFYSVADLSHIVGRSAHYLDLEMCDDGATEIAKRSRGTPRIANRLLRRVRDYTQVKSDGTVNAAVAEQALDMIDVDKSGFDYMDRKYLLAIIEKFMGGPVGLDNLAAAIGEEKETIEDVIEPFLIQQGFIQRTPRGRIVSDNAYHHFGLLPKQD; encoded by the coding sequence ATGATTGAAGCTGATCGCTTAATTGACGCGAGCGAAAAAACCAACGAAGACACCATAGACCGCGCAATAAGGCCTAAGCTTTTAGCTGACTATAAAGGTCAGCCGCACGTTAAACAACAAATGGAAATATTTATAGAGGCAGCGCGTAGCCGCGGTGAAGCGCTTGATCATTTATTAATATTTGGTCCTCCGGGCTTAGGTAAAACAACACTTGCTAACATTGTTGCCAATGAGCTTAACGTAAGCATTAAAACAACCTCAGGCCCTGTGCTTGAAAAAGCCGGCGACTTAGCAGCGCTACTCACTAACCTTGAAGAGGGTGATGTACTGTTTATTGATGAAATACACAGGCTTAGCCCACAAGTTGAAGAAATTCTTTACCCAGCAATGGAAGATTACCAACTTGATATAATGATAGGTGAAGGCCCAGCCGCACGTTCTATTAAGCTAGATTTACCCCCTTTTACATTAATAGGGGCTACAACACGTGCAGGGTCGCTAACTTCTCCGCTAAGAGACCGCTTTGGTATAGTGCAGCGCTTAGAGTTTTACTCAGTAGCTGATTTATCTCACATTGTAGGGCGCTCAGCCCATTACCTCGATTTAGAAATGTGTGACGATGGCGCTACTGAAATTGCAAAGCGCTCGCGCGGCACGCCACGTATTGCCAACCGTTTGCTACGCCGTGTTCGCGACTATACACAAGTAAAATCAGACGGTACCGTTAATGCAGCAGTTGCCGAACAAGCACTTGATATGATTGATGTAGATAAAAGTGGTTTTGATTATATGGACCGAAAATATTTACTCGCTATTATCGAAAAGTTTATGGGTGGCCCCGTTGGTCTTGATAACTTAGCCGCCGCCATAGGTGAAGAAAAAGAAACCATTGAAGATGTAATAGAGCCTTTTTTAATTCAACAAGGGTTTATACAGCGCACTCCTCGCGGGCGTATTGTGTCAGATAATGCATACCACCACTTTGGTTTACTCCCCAAGCAAGACTAA